The following are encoded together in the Osmerus eperlanus chromosome 18, fOsmEpe2.1, whole genome shotgun sequence genome:
- the atp8b5b gene encoding LOW QUALITY PROTEIN: probable phospholipid-transporting ATPase IM (The sequence of the model RefSeq protein was modified relative to this genomic sequence to represent the inferred CDS: inserted 2 bases in 2 codons; deleted 3 bases in 2 codons), translating to MGSLLSLFGLDCGQNKNPEVERHLKANDRPFNLSYKYANNAIKTSKYNIITFLPLNLFEQLQRLANAYFLFLLCLQLIPEISSLSWFTTVVPLLLVLSMTAAKDGSDDFNRHKSDRQVNNRKVNVLIDGELRSEKWRDVQVGDIIKLENNQFVTADLLLLSSSEPLNLVYIETAELDGETNLKVKQALTVTGELGDDIQKLANFTGEVRCEAPNNRLDRYTGTLSLEGETHSLDNERVLLRGCTLRNTEWCFGLVVFGGPDTKLMQNCGRATFKRTSIDHLMNVLVLGGIFGFLAFMCAILAVGNGIWEQQEGSVFSAFLPRLDGVNAAFSGFLTFWSYVIILNTVVPISLYVSVEIIRLGNSFYINWDRKMYYPKSDTPAEARTTTLNEELGQIKYIFSDKTGTLTQNIMTFNKCSINGRSFGELFDFAGQRVRSLRPEDGESDFSWNKLADPKFHFHDHSLVEAVREGSPEAQVFFRLLALCHTVMAEEKKEGELFYQAQSPDEGXLVTAARNFGFVFRSRTPETIVAMEMGSEVTYELLAVLDFNNVRKRMSVIVRSPEGRFILFCKGADTIIYERLHSSCNKLMEVTTGHLNEYAGEGLRTLVLAYKDLDSAYMKEWRRRHHEASVAMDQREEKLDLLYEEIEKDLMLLGATAVEDKLQDGVPQTIEQLSKADIKIWVLTGDKQETAENIGYSCNMLREEMKEVFVVAANTAEEVKQELQSARRRMCPEGPEEPGISTGRAGLFGVQKRTTVEDDKVDGDYGLVINGHSLAYALEKSLQMELLRTACMCQAVICCRVTPLQKAQVVELVKKYKAGHHPRHRRRGQRRQHDQSAETAENIGYSCNMLREEMKEVFVVAANTAEEEDVVQRGRRSPASAQDGRGLFGVQKRTTVEDDKVDGDYGLVINGHSLAYALEKSLQMELLRTACMCQAVICCRVTPLQKAQVVELVKKYKQAITLAIGDGANDVSMIKAAHIGVGISGQEGMQAVLSSDFSFAQFRYLQRLLLVHGRWSYLRMCKFLSYFFYKNFTFTFVHFWYGFFCGFSAQTVYDEWFITLYNLAYTALPVLGLSLFDQDVNDRWSMQYPQLYSPGQLNQYFSKKAFVRCVAHSCYSSMVLFFIPYAAMYDTVRDDGKDIVDYQSFAXLAQTCLLMAVNFQVCLDIHYWTAGNQFFVWGSLSVYFAVTFTMYSNGMFLIFTSSFPFIGTARNSLNQPNVWFTIFLTSILCVLPVVAYRFLLLQLWPTVNEKVRYKVRQAKAMPAPPPRRIPTRRISTRRSGYAFSHAKGYGDLVTSGRFLLRRPQKSRPALFTQTDSPLYQNQPQLYRTITEEPEEPQSP from the exons gctgagaagtgagaaatggagggatgtTCAAGTTGGTGACATCATCAAGCTGGAGAACAATCAGTTTGTGACG GCTGATCTCCTGCTGCTGTCCAGCAGTGAGCCGCTCAATCTGGTCTACATAGAGACGGCCGAACTGgacgg ggagacTAACCTGAAGGTGAAACAAGCCCTGACAGTGACTGGCGAGCTGGGAGATGACATCCAGAAGCTGGCCAACTTCACCG GCGAGGTGCGCTGTGAGGCCCCTAACAACCGGCTGGACCGGTACACCGGCACTCTGAGCCTGGAGGGGGAGACCCACTCCCTGGACAACGAGAGGGTCCTGCTGCGAGGCTGCACCCTGAGGAACACAGAGTGGTGCTTCGGCCTGGTGGTGTTTGGAG GCCCTGACACCAAGCTGATGCAGAACTGTGGGAGGGCCACGTTCAAACGGACCAGCATCGACCACCTCATGAACGTACTGGTGCTGGGTGGA ATCTTCGGCTTCCTGGCGTTCATGTGTGCGATCCTGGCAGTGGGGAACGGCAtctgggagcagcaggagggcTCGGTGTTCTCCGCCTTCCTCCCCCGCCTGGACGGCGTCAACGCTGCCTTCTCCGGCTTCCTCACCTTCTGGTCCTACGTCATCATCCTCAACACCGTG GTGCCCATCTCGCTCTACGTCAG CGTGGAGATCATTCGGCTGGGAAACAGCTTCTACATTAACTGGGACAGGAAGATGTATTACCCCAAGAGTGACACCCCTGCGGAGGCGAGGACCACCACGCTGAACGAGGAGCTGGGCCAGATCAAGTACATCTTCTCAGACAAGACGGGCACGCTCACCCAGAACATCATGACCTTCAACAAGTGCTCCATCAACGGAAGATCTTTCG GGGAGCTGTTTGACTTCgctggacagagagtgagaTCACTGAG ACCGG AAGACGGAGAGAGTGACTTCTCCTGGAACAAGCTAGCCGACCCCAAGTTCCACTTCCACGACCACAGCCTGGtggaggcggtgagggagggctCTCCTGAGGCTCAGGTCTTCTTCCGCCTGCTGGCGCTCTGTCACACAGTCatggcagaggagaagaaggagg gagagCTGTTCTACCAGGCCCAGTCTCCAGATGAGG CTCTGGTCACGGCGGCCAGGAACTTCGGCTTCGTGTTCCGTTCCCGGACGCCGGAGACGATCGTGGCGATGGAGATGGGCTCCGAGGTCACCTACGAGCTGCTGGCCGTGCTGGACTTCAACAACGTCCGCAAGAGGATGTCCGTCATCG TACGCAGCCCGGAGGGAAGGTTCATCCTGTTCTGCAAGGGGGCCGACACCATCATCTACGAGAGACTCCACTCCTCCTGCAACAAGCTGATGGAGGTCACCACCGGCCACCTCAAT gAGTATGCGGGGGAGGGCTTGCGCACACTGGTGCTGGCCTATAAGGACCTCGACAGTGCCTACATGAAGGAGTGGAGAAGGCGCCACCATGAGGCCAGCGTCGCCatggaccagagagaggagaagctgGACCTCCTCTACGAGGAGATAGAGAAGGACCTGATG cttttAGGAGCCACTGCAGTAGAAGACAAGTTACAGGACGGCGTACCACAGACGATTGAGCAGCTGTCGAAAGCAGACATCAAGATCTGGGTGCTGACTGGAGATAAGCAGg AGACGGCGGAGAACATCGGGTACTCCTGCAACATgctgagggaggagatgaaggaggtgtTCGTGGTCGCGGCCAACACGGCCGAGGAAGTCAAGCAGGAGCTGCA GAGCGCCCGTAGGAGGATGTGTCCAGAGGGGCCGGAGGAGCCCGGCATCAGCACAGGACGGGCGGGGCTGTTTGGTGTTCAGAAGAGGACCACGGTGGAGGACGACAAGGTGGATGGAGATTACGGCCTGGTGATCAACGGACACAGTCTG gCCTATGCCCTGGAGAAGAGCCTGCAGATGGAGCTCCTGAGGACAGCCTGCATGTGTCAGGCGGTGATCTGCTGCCGGGTGACCCCCCTGCAGAAGGCTCAGGTGGTGGAGCTGGTGAAGAAGTACAAAGCAGGCCATCACCCTCGCCATCGGAGACGGGGCCAACGACGTCAGCATGATCAAAG CGCAGAGACGGCGGAGAACATCGGGTACTCCTGCAACATgctgagggaggagatgaaggaggtgtTCGTGGTCGCGGCCAACACGGCCGAGGAA GAGGATGTTGTCCAGAGGGGCCGGAGGAGCCCGGCATCAGCACAGGACGGGCGGGGGCTGTTTGGTGTTCAGAAGAGGACCACGGTGGAGGACGACAAGGTGGATGGAGATTACGGCCTGGTGATCAACGGACACAGTCTG gCCTATGCCCTGGAGAAGAGCCTGCAGATGGAGCTCCTGAGGACAGCCTGCATGTGTCAGGCGGTGATCTGCTGCCGGGTGACCCCTCTGCAGAAGGCCCAGGTGGTGGAGCTGGTGAAGAAGTACAAGCAGGCCATCACCCTCGCCATCGGAGACGGGGCCAACGACGTCAGCATGATCAAAG CCGCCCACATCGGCGTGGGCATCAGCGGGCAGGAGGGCATGCAGGCGGTGCTGTCCAGCGACTTCTCC TTCGCCCAGTTCCGCTACCTGCAGCGCCTCCTGCTGGTGCACGGGCGCTGGTCCTACCTGCGCATGTGCAAGTTCCTCAGCTACTTCTTCTACAAGAACTTCACCTTCACCTTCGTCCACTTCTGGTAcggcttcttctgcggcttctCGGCCCAG ACCGTATATGATGAATGGTTCATCACCCTGTATAACCTGGCGTACACAGCCCTGCCTGTCCTGGGACTGAGCCTGTTTGACCAg GATGTGAACGACCGCTGGAGTATGCAGTACCCCCAGCTCTACTCCCCCGGCCAGCTCAACCAGTACTTCAGCAAGAAGGCCTTCGTCCGCTGCGTGGCTCACAGCTGCTACAGCTCCATGGTGCTCTTCTTCATCCCCTACGCCGCCATGTACGACACGGTCCGAGACGACGGCAAGGACATCGTGGACTACCAGTCCTTCG TGCTGGCTCAGACCTGCCTGCTCATGGCCGTCAActtccag GTCTGTCTTGATATCCACTACTGGACGGCTGGGAACCAGTTCTTCGTGTGGggcagtctgtctgtgtatttTGCCGTCACCTTCACCATGTACAGCAACGGCATGTTCCTCATCTTCACGTCCTCCTTCCCCTTCATCG GCACGGCCAGGAACTCCCTCAACCAGCCCAACGTGTGGTTCACCAtcttcctcacctccatcctgtGTGTCCTTCCTGTCGTGGCGTACCGCTTCCTGCTTCTCCAGCTGTGGCCCACCGTCAACGAGAAG GTGAGGTACAAGGTGAGGCAGGCCAAGGCGATGccggctcctccccctcgccgCATCCCCACCCGACGCATCAGCACCCGTCGCTCTGGTTACGCCTTCTCACACGCTAAGGGCTACGGTGACCTGGTGACCTCCGGACGCTTCCTGCTGCGGAGGCCTCAGAAGAGCCGGCCAGCGCTGTTCACCCAGACAGACTCCCCGCTGTACCAGAACCAGCCTCAGCTGTACCGGACCATCACCGAGGAGCCCGAGGAGCCACAGAGCCCCTAG